In endosymbiont of Galathealinum brachiosum, the DNA window GCTGAACCTCTTCTACCAGACTCAGCACATCACCCATACCGAGTATTCTGGATGCCAGACGATCAGGATAGAATGGCTCTAAAGCATCAACTTTTTCACCCGCACCTAAAAACTTAATCGGTTTACCCGTAATCTGTCGTATTGATAAAGCCGCACCACCTCGTGCATCACCATCCGTTTTGGTAAGCACAACACCCGTTAATTCCAGTGCGTCATTAAATGCTTTAGCCGTATTCGCCGCATCCTGACCTGTCATACTATCAACAACAAACAGGGTCTCTACCGGGTTAACTGCCTGATGGATTTGCTGTATTTCACCCATCATTTCTTCATCAATATGTAATCGACCGGCGGTATCAACTAACAGCACATCCTGAAACTGCTTTTTAGCTGCATCGAGTGCCATATTAGCTATATCAATCGGGCTCTGTTCTTTCTCACTGGGAAAAAAGGTAGCACCAACCTGATCAGCAAGGGTGTGCAATTGCTTGATTGCCGCAGGGCGGTAAACATCACAGCTCACAACCATGACTTTCTTTTTGTGTCGTTCCTGTAAAAGTTTGGCCAACTTGGCTACGGTAGTTGTTTTACCCGCGCCCTGTAATCCGGCCATCAATACTACCGCGGGAGGCTGTGCCGCCAGATTGAGCTCTTCATTAGCCGCACCCATGGTTGCGACCAGCTCATCATTAACTATTTTAATCAGCGCCTGACCCGGAGACAGACTGCTCATAACCTCCTGACCAACCGCCCGTGTTTTCACCCGGTCAACAAAGTCTCGCACAACAGGCAATGCAACATCCGCTTCAAGCAGCGCCATACGCACATCACGCATCGTGTCTTTTATATTATCTTCGGTAATTCGACCCTGACCGCGCAGGTTTTTAATCGTTTTGGAAAGACGATCACTTAGGCTATCAAACATGGTATTAAACGTGTCTTAGTGTAAGAAAGTGGGGATTATATCTGAAAATGATCGTCACTGGCTAAATGACATAACTCATGCTCGTTATTTACTTCATTGCAACACTGTTTAAATATGTGTTCTTCATCTCCTGGTTTGAGATGAGAGACGCCAATTCGTGTTTTATGTTTCAGCTTTTTAAGGTCCTGCGCCAGCAAACTGGGGCAATAATGCTTAGCCAGTCTGGCCAGTTCTATTTCTTCTTCAGAAAAAGCCGTTTCAACTATCATGAAATCAAGGCCTGAATACTGATTTAACCTGTCCCATAAATTATCGTTAGTTGTTGTGTCTCCTGAATAAGCAAAAACCCTGCTTGCAGATTCGACGATATAGGCGGATGCCGGGACAGTATGATTAACATCGACCATCTCTATGTGCCGCTCACCCACACTTACAACATCACCAGGATTCATTTCTATCAATTTTAATGAAGGATTTTCTTTACTGGGTAATTCTGTAAAATCTGGCCAGAGCTGCCAGTTAAAAATATGTTCTTTTAATGTTTTTATCGTTTCAGCCCGCGCATAAACCAGCAGTGGCTGATCCTGTAAGTCTGAAAATAAAGTATCAACTAATAACGGGATACTTAATACATGGTCCATATGACTATGGGTAATAAATATGTGTTTCAACTGATGCATTTCCTGCAGCGACAGATCACCCACACCGGTGCCCGCATCCAGCAAAATATCGTCATCAATCATATAAGATGAGGTATGCAGTCCCTGGCCAATGCCACCACTACACCCCAAAACACGTAATTTCATAGGGTCTCCCTAAGGACCATAATTTCAAAAACACCTAAGACTTTATTAGATGCTAGCACGACACAGCAAATTTGCAGTGAAAAAAGGCTGTAAATTGATGAACTTAACGGTTTTTTCACGATTATGTCCATTAACTGCTCA includes these proteins:
- a CDS encoding signal recognition particle protein, with protein sequence MFDSLSDRLSKTIKNLRGQGRITEDNIKDTMRDVRMALLEADVALPVVRDFVDRVKTRAVGQEVMSSLSPGQALIKIVNDELVATMGAANEELNLAAQPPAVVLMAGLQGAGKTTTVAKLAKLLQERHKKKVMVVSCDVYRPAAIKQLHTLADQVGATFFPSEKEQSPIDIANMALDAAKKQFQDVLLVDTAGRLHIDEEMMGEIQQIHQAVNPVETLFVVDSMTGQDAANTAKAFNDALELTGVVLTKTDGDARGGAALSIRQITGKPIKFLGAGEKVDALEPFYPDRLASRILGMGDVLSLVEEVQRSVDVKEAEKLASKFKKGTGFDFNDLRAQMEQMMNMGGLGGLLDKMPGMGGKMGAIKDKVNDKDIKRLIAIIQSMTPQERAFPDVIKGSRKKRIAAGAGVQVQDVNKLMKQQLQMKKMMKKMKGGGMKKMMRAMQGKMPPGMGM
- a CDS encoding 3',5'-cyclic-nucleotide phosphodiesterase; protein product: MKLRVLGCSGGIGQGLHTSSYMIDDDILLDAGTGVGDLSLQEMHQLKHIFITHSHMDHVLSIPLLVDTLFSDLQDQPLLVYARAETIKTLKEHIFNWQLWPDFTELPSKENPSLKLIEMNPGDVVSVGERHIEMVDVNHTVPASAYIVESASRVFAYSGDTTTNDNLWDRLNQYSGLDFMIVETAFSEEEIELARLAKHYCPSLLAQDLKKLKHKTRIGVSHLKPGDEEHIFKQCCNEVNNEHELCHLASDDHFQI